In Strix uralensis isolate ZFMK-TIS-50842 chromosome 10, bStrUra1, whole genome shotgun sequence, a single window of DNA contains:
- the SEC13 gene encoding protein SEC13 homolog, whose amino-acid sequence MVSVINTVDTSHEDMIHDAQMDYYGTRLATCSSDRSVKIFDVRNGGQILIADLRGHEGPVWQVAWAHPMYGNILASCSYDRKVIIWKEENGTWEKTYEYTGHDSSVNSVCWAPHDYGLILACGSSDGAISLLSYTGDGQWEVKKISNAHTIGCNAVSWAPAVVPGSLIEQPSGQKPNYIKRFASGGCDNLVKIWKEEDGQWKEEQKLEAHSDWVRDVAWAPSIGLPTSTIASCSQDGRVFIWTCDDASGNSWSPKLLHKFNDVVWHVSWSITANILAVSGGDNKVTLWKESVDGLWACISDVNKGQGGVSALPEGQQNEQ is encoded by the exons ATG GTCTCGGTCATTAACACCGTGGACACCTCTCACGAGGACATGATA CACGATGCTCAGATGGATTACTATGGCACTCGGTTAGCGACCTGCTCTTCAGACAGATCCGTGAAAATCTTTGATGTTCGGAACGGAGGGCAAATCCTCATTGCGGACCTGAGAGG GCATGAAGGTCCCGTGTGGCAGGTTGCCTGGGCTCATCCGATGTATGGAAATATCTTGGCTTCCTGTTCCTATGACAGAAAGGTTATTATCTGGAAGGAAGAAAACGGCACTTGGGAAAAGACGTATGAGTACACAGGGCATGATTCCTCAG TGAATTCTGTCTGCTGGGCACCACATGACTACGGGTTGATCCTGGCCTGCGGGAGCTCTGATGGGGCCATTTCGTTACTGAGCTACACGGGGGACGGGCAGTGGGAAGTCAAAAAGATCAGCAATGCGCATACG ATTGGATGTAATGCAGTTAGCTGGGCTCCTGCTGTTGTACCAGGAAGCCTTATAGAACAACCGTCTGGTCAAAAACCAAACTACATCAAAAGATTTGCATCTGGTGGCTGCGACAACCTTGTCAAGATCTGGAA GGAAGAAGatggtcagtggaaggaagagCAGAAGCTGGAGGCTCACAGCGACTGGGTTCGAGACGTAGCCTGGGCTCCATCCATAGGTTTGCCAACAAGTACCATTGCGAGCTGCTCCCAG GATGGCAGAGTGTTTATCTGGACATGTGACGATGCCTCTGGGAACTCGTGGTCACCAAAGTTGCTGCACAAGTTCAATGACGTGGTCTGGCATGTCAGTTGGTCCattactgcaaatattcttgCAGTGTCCGGAGGAGACAATAAA GTGACGCTGTGGAAGGAGTCGGTAGATGGCCTGTGGGCGTGTATCAGCGATGTCAACAAGGGCCAGGGCGGGGTGTCTGCCCTTCCCGAGGGGCAGCAGAACGAGCAGTGA
- the GHRL gene encoding appetite-regulating hormone isoform X2 gives MFLRSTLLGTVLFSILWTETTLAGSSFLSPEYKRTQQQQDPKKPTAQLHRRDAEGFWDTDEAGAEDDRNSIEIKFNVPFEIGVKITEAEYREYGQALGKMLREMFEENAKETQMKN, from the exons ATGTTTCTCAGAAGCACTCTGCTGGGAACTGTtcttttcagcatcctctggacAGAAACTACTCTAGCTGGCTCCAGTTTTTTAAGCCCTGAATATAAAAGAACACAG CAACAACAGgatccaaaaaaacccacagcacaaTTACATCGTCGAGATGCAGAAGGCTTCTGGGATACAGATGAAGCAGGGGCAGAAGATGACAGAAACAGCATTGAAATTAAG TTTAATGTTCCCTTTGAAATCGGTGTCAAGATAACAGAAGCAGAGTATCGAGAATACGGACAAGCGCTGGGAAAGATGCTAAGGGAGATGTTTGAGGAAAATGCTAAAG AAACTCAGATGAAAAACTGA
- the GHRL gene encoding appetite-regulating hormone isoform X1, translating into MFSGLTPCLSKIIMFLRSTLLGTVLFSILWTETTLAGSSFLSPEYKRTQQQQDPKKPTAQLHRRDAEGFWDTDEAGAEDDRNSIEIKFNVPFEIGVKITEAEYREYGQALGKMLREMFEENAKETQMKN; encoded by the exons ATGTTTTCAGGTTTGACACCCTGCCTCAGCAAGATAATCATGTTTCTCAGAAGCACTCTGCTGGGAACTGTtcttttcagcatcctctggacAGAAACTACTCTAGCTGGCTCCAGTTTTTTAAGCCCTGAATATAAAAGAACACAG CAACAACAGgatccaaaaaaacccacagcacaaTTACATCGTCGAGATGCAGAAGGCTTCTGGGATACAGATGAAGCAGGGGCAGAAGATGACAGAAACAGCATTGAAATTAAG TTTAATGTTCCCTTTGAAATCGGTGTCAAGATAACAGAAGCAGAGTATCGAGAATACGGACAAGCGCTGGGAAAGATGCTAAGGGAGATGTTTGAGGAAAATGCTAAAG AAACTCAGATGAAAAACTGA